The Bombus huntii isolate Logan2020A chromosome 1, iyBomHunt1.1, whole genome shotgun sequence genome contains a region encoding:
- the LOC126869855 gene encoding disco-interacting protein 2 isoform X9, which translates to MQGRPKPSLPMPSKRTSVMARSPDRERRDSGESSSDEDSVVTEESPGAGGPTGTGLSDTSSTGSARDTPPPPRPPARRPPCADITDIAEYTPHAYCNIQPPDVTHTSNTPAAQQSTRRPGADRVNRYHVVEDQNNTGTTGRWKVSAKIQQLLNTLKRPKRRPLPEFYEDDDIELEIAANPKDPNAPKPEGGSMTSAVGEPLSVAAGLPRSLEAAIQRYGSASYKAPVATVLDPNGKLCVTLTYGKLLSRSHKIAYTLLNKALSRGGDCCLKPGDRIALVYPNNDPISFMCAFYGCLQAGIVPVPIEVPLTRRDAGSQQIGFLLGSCGIQVALTSEACLKGLPKTAAGEVVAFKGWPKLHWFVTEHLGKTPKDWLPPPRLTDDTPAYIEYTTDKDGSVMGVTVTRSAMLAHCRALTQACGYTEGENAVCVLDFKREVGLWHSTLTSVLNGMHVIFIPYALMKVNPASWMQMITKHRASVAVVKSRDLHWGLLATKDHKDISLSSLRLLLVADGANPWSLSSCDQFLSVFQSKGLRPDAVCPCASSSEALTVSVRRPGRAGVNATGRGVLSMSGLSYGVVRVDQENSLTSLTLQDCGQVMPGSIVVVIKMEGQPFICKTDEVGEICVHSSATGNQYWGLQGLTNNTFKVSPLQADGSPLGDVEYTRSGLLGFLGPGGLVFVCGSRDGLMTVTGRKHNADDIIATVLAVEPMKFIYRGRIAVFSVRVLRDERICVVAEQRPDCSEEESFQWMSRVLQAVDSIHAVGIYCLALVPPNYLPKTPLGGIHLSETKRRFLEGTLHPANVLLCPHTCVTNLPKPREVHSAGDSVADVGPASVMVGNIVQGNRLASAQGRDMGVLDEDSDNAKKYQFISEILRWRAVSTSDHVIFTSLNAKGAVATSLSCSQLHKKAERIGNLLLDRGRINTGDHVALIFPPGTDLICAFYGCLYVGAVPVTIRPPHPQNLQTTLPTVRMIVDVSKSVLVLTNQNILKLLKTKEANNVVDIKSWPTILDMDDMPKKKLPVMYRAPTAEMLAYLDFSVSTTGMLAGIKMSHAAVTSLCRAMKLACELYPSRHIALCLDPYSGLGFALWCLSSIYSGHHSILIPPSEVEANPALWLSAVSQSRVRDTFCSYGVMELCTKGLGSSVHALKARGVSLACVRTCVVVAEERPRIALTTSFSKLFSALGLSPRAVSTSFGCRVNTAICLQGASSPEPSTVYVDLRALRNDRVSLVERGSPHSLCLMESGKLLPGVKVIIANPETKGQCGDSHLGEIWVQSAHNASGYFTIYGDESDYADHFNARLVTGNTNEVYARTGYLGFLRRTESVQQSVISDIPGDTSTEADLVPGDSELHDAVFVVGALDEAILLRGMRYHPIDIENSVMRCHKKIAECAVFTWTNLLVVVVELDGSESEALDLVALVTSAVLEEHHLVVGVVVVVDPGVVPINSRGEKQRMHLRDGFLADQLDPIYVAYNM; encoded by the exons ATGCAGGGTCGTCCGAAGCCGTCGTTGCCGATGCCATCGAAAAGAACCTCCGTGATGGCTAGGAGTCCCGACCGAGAGCGTCGCGACAGCGGGGAGTCGAGTAGCGACGAGGACAGCGTCGTCACCGAAGAGAGTCCTGGTGCTGGTGGTCCAACGG GCACAGGACTGTCGGATACCAGCAGCACCGGTTCGGCGCGAGACACGCCTCCGCCTCCGAGACCACCGGCTAGGAGACCTCCTTGCGCGGACATCACAGATATCGCGGAATACACGCCTCACGCGTACTGCAACATCCAGCCGCCGGACGTGACGCACACCAGCAACACTCCGGCTGCACAGCAGTCGACCAGGCGACCTGGCGCTGATCGAGTGAATCGTTATCACGTGGTCGAGGATCAGAACAACACCGGCACTACCGGCCGCTGGAAAGTATCCGCTAAGATTCAACAGTTGTTGAATACTTTGAAACGACCGAAACGACGACCGTTGCCTGAATTCTACGAGGACGATGACATCGAGCTGGAAATCGCCGCCAATCCCAAAGATCCGAACGCTCCGAAACCGGAAGGCGGCTCTATGACCTCCGCCGTTGGCGAGCCACTTTCGGTCGCCGCGGGATTGCCCAGGTCGCTCGAGGCCGCCATACAAAG GTATGGCTCGGCATCGTATAAGGCGCCAGTGGCGACAGTTCTCGATCCAAACGGCAAGCTTTGCGTAACGCTCACCTATGGAAAGCTTCTGAGTCGTTCTCATAAAATAGCCTACACGCTGTTGAACAAGGCTCTAAGTCGCGGCGGGGATTGTTGTTTGAAACCTGGCGATCGAATCGCCCTGGTTTACCCAAACAACGACCCCATTAGCTTCATGTGCGCATTTTACGGTTGTCTTCAAGCCGGCATTGTGCCTGTGCCGATCGAAGTCCCTTTGACGCGTCGAGACGCAGGCTCCCAGCAGATTGGTTTTCTTTTGGGCAGCTGTGGAATTCAG GTGGCATTAACCAGCGAAGCTTGTCTGAAAGGTCTGCCAAAAACGGCGGCTGGCGAGGTAGTGGCATTCAAAGGCTGGCCAAAGCTTCACTGGTTCGTTACGGAACATCTGGGCAAAACGCCGAAAGATTGGCTGCCACCGCCGCGATTAACCGACGACACTCCGGCGTACATTGAGTACACGACGGACAAGGACGGGTCGGTGATGGGAGTGACGGTGACGAGATCGGCGATGCTGGCACATTGTCGAGCTCTGACGCAAGCCTGCGGCTACACGGAGGGAGAGAACGCCGTCTGCGTTTTAGACTTCAAACGAGAGGTTGGCCTGTGGCACAGCACCCTCACCAGCGTTCTAAACGGGATGCACGTGATCTTTATTCCGTACGCTCTGATGAAAGTAAATCCCGCGAGCTGGATGCAGATGATCACCAAGCATCGTGCCAGCGTGGCTGTGGTGAAATCGCGAGACCTCCACTGGGGTCTTCTTGCCACGAAAGATCACAAGGACATTTCCTTGTCGTCACTGAGATTGTTGTTGGTCGCGGACGGTGCCAATCCCTGGTCACTTTCCTCCTGCGACCAATTCCTTTCGGTATTCCAATCTAAAGGTCTGCGGCCTGATGCCGTGTGTCCGTGCGCGTCCTCCAGCGAAGCTCTCACCGTATCGGTGAGAAGACCAGGCCGTGCTGGAGTAAACGCCACTGGACGAGGCGTGCTCTCTATGTCTGGTCTGAGTTACGGCGTTGTCAGAGTCGATCAAGAGAATTCTCTCACTTCCTTGACTCTTCAAGATTGCGGCCAAGTGATGCCCGGAA GTATCGTTGTTGTGATCAAGATGGAAGGACAACCGTTCATCTGCAAAACCGACGAAGTAGGCGAGATCTGCGTGCATAGTTCGGCAACTGGAAACCAATATTGGGGACTACAGGGACTGACGAATAATACGTTTAAAGTCTCCCCGCTTCAAGCCGATGGAAGTCCGCTGGGTGATGTAGAATACACCCGTTCTGGTCTATTGGGTTTTCTGGGTCCTGGTGGCCTTGTGTTCGTTTGCGGTTCGCGCGATGGTCTTATGACGGTCACGGGAAGGAAACATAACGCCGACGATATCATTGCTACTGTGTTAGCCGTTGAACCCATGAAGTTCATTTATCGTGGAAGAATAGCCGTTTTCAGCGTACGCGTCCTCAGGGACGAGCGAATATGCGTCGTTGCAGAACAAAGACCCGACTGCAGCGAAGAGGAA AGTTTCCAATGGATGTCCCGGGTACTTCAAGCGGTAGATTCCATTCACGCTGTTGGAATATATTGTCTGGCGTTGGTTCCGCCAAATTACCTTCCGAAAACACCGCTGGGCGGTATTCATTTGTCGGAAACGAAACGACGTTTCCTAGAGGGTACTCTACACCCGGCTAATGTTCTTCTTTGTCCGCACACTTGTGTTACCAATCTACCCAAACCACGCGAAGTCCATTCAG CGGGGGATTCTGTTGCAGACGTTGGTCCGGCCAGTGTCATGGTGGGCAACATTGTTCAAGGTAATAGACTAGCTTCGGCCCAAGGACGAGACATGGGTGTCCTAGACGAGGATAGTGATAATGCTAAAAAG TATCAATTTATTTCGGAAATACTTCGATGGCGTGCTGTCAGTACCTCCGACCATGTTATTTTCACGTCGCTGAATGCAAAAGGAGCCGTAGCAACTTCCTTGTCATGCTCTCAGTTGCACAAGAAAGCCGAACGGATCGGCAATCTGTTGTTAGATCGTGGAAGAATCAATACCGGAGATCACGTGGCATTAATATTTCCTCCTGGTACTGACTTGATATGCGCGTTTTATGGTTGCCTGTATGTTGGCGCCGTGCCAGTTACGATTAGGCCACCTCACCCGCAAAACCTCCAAACCACTTTACCAACCGTTCGCATGATCGTGGACGTCAGTAAGTCTGTGCTCGTGCTCACGAATCAAAATATCCTGAAACTGTTGAAAACAAAG GAAGCGAATAATGTTGTCGACATTAAGAGTTGGCCGACGATTCTCGATATGGACGACATGCCAAAGAAGAAGCTACCTGTTATGTACCGAGCGCCCACAGCGGAGATGCTGGCTTATTTGGACTTCAGCGTCTCGACGACGGGGATGCTCGCAGGAATTAAAATGTCCCACGCAGCGGTGACGTCTCTTTGTCGTGCCATGAAACTTGCCTGCGAATTGTATCCATCTAGACACATCGCTCTATGCTTGGATCCCTACTCTGGATTAGGATTCGCTCTTTGGTGTCTGAGCAGTATATACAGCGGTCATCATTCCATACTTATACCACCGTCGGAG GTGGAAGCTAATCCGGCATTGTGGCTGTCGGCAGTTAGTCAATCCAGAGTAAGAGATACATTCTGTTCTTACGGTGTGATGGAATTGTGCACGAAAGGTCTCGGTTCTTCTGTTCATGCTCTGAAAGCGAGAGGCGTTAGTTTGGCCTGTGTTAGAACGTGCGTCGTTGTCGCTGAAGAAAGACCGCGAATCGCACTTACTACGAGCTTCAGTAAACTCTTCTCCGCTTTGGGTCTGAGTCCCCGTGCGGTCTCGACCTCGTTCGGATGTAGAGTAAACACCGCTATTTGCTTACAG GGTGCATCGAGCCCAGAACCTTCTACGGTATACGTTGATCTCCGCGCATTGCGCAACGACCGAGTATCCCTGGTTGAAAGAGGTAGTCCGCACTCTTTGTGCCTGATGGAATCAGGCAAATTATTACCAGGAGTGAAAGTAATCATTGCCAATCCAGAAACGAAAGGACAATGCGGAGATTCTCATTTAGGCGAAATTTGGGTGCAGTCTGCTCACAATGCCAGTGGCtatttcacgatatatggCGACGAGAGCGACTACGCGGATCATTTTAACGCTCGCCTCGTAACAGGAAACACGAATGAAGTTTACGCCAGAACTGGTTATCTCGGTTTCCTAAGACGTACCGAAAGCGTTCAACAGTCGGTTATCAGTGACATTCCCGGTGACACATCTACCGAGGCGGATCTGGTTCCTGGTGATTCTGAGTTACACGATGCTGTGTTCGTGGTTGGCGCCCTCGACGAAGCCATTTTACTTAGGGGAATGCGATATCACCCGATCGATATCGAAAACAGCGTAATGAGGTGTCACAAGAAGATAGCAGAATG TGCCGTATTCACATGGACCAACCTCCTAGTAGTAGTGGTGGAACTCGACGGAAGTGAAAGCGAAGCTTTAGATCTCGTGGCGTTAGTTACCAGCGCTGTACTAGAAGAACACCATCTGGTAGTCGGTGTGGTAGTCGTAGTAGATCCCGGAGTAGTTCCAATAAATTCGCGTGGCGAGAAGCAACGAATGCACTTGCGTGATGGTTTCCTAGCGGACCAGCTCGATCCGATTTACGTAGCGTATAACATGTGA
- the LOC126869855 gene encoding disco-interacting protein 2 isoform X8, giving the protein MYGWRIGDLGADGLVMAEFNIDIGKLPEDVREKLAELDLELSEGDITQKGYEKKRTRLLQQYASKQLEVRQEAVQQALAAMQGRPKPSLPMPSKRTSVMARSPDRERRDSGESSSDEDSVVTEESPGAGGPTGTGLSDTSSTGSARDTPPPPRPPARRPPCADITDIAEYTPHAYCNIQPPDVTHTSNTPAAQQSTRRPGADRVNRYHVVEDQNNTGTTGRWKVSAKIQQLLNTLKRPKRRPLPEFYEDDDIELEIAANPKDPNAPKPEGGSMTSAVGEPLSVAAGLPRSLEAAIQRYGSASYKAPVATVLDPNGKLCVTLTYGKLLSRSHKIAYTLLNKALSRGGDCCLKPGDRIALVYPNNDPISFMCAFYGCLQAGIVPVPIEVPLTRRDAGSQQIGFLLGSCGIQVALTSEACLKGLPKTAAGEVVAFKGWPKLHWFVTEHLGKTPKDWLPPPRLTDDTPAYIEYTTDKDGSVMGVTVTRSAMLAHCRALTQACGYTEGENAVCVLDFKREVGLWHSTLTSVLNGMHVIFIPYALMKVNPASWMQMITKHRASVAVVKSRDLHWGLLATKDHKDISLSSLRLLLVADGANPWSLSSCDQFLSVFQSKGLRPDAVCPCASSSEALTVSVRRPGRAGVNATGRGVLSMSGLSYGVVRVDQENSLTSLTLQDCGQVMPGSIVVVIKMEGQPFICKTDEVGEICVHSSATGNQYWGLQGLTNNTFKVSPLQADGSPLGDVEYTRSGLLGFLGPGGLVFVCGSRDGLMTVTGRKHNADDIIATVLAVEPMKFIYRGRIAVFSVRVLRDERICVVAEQRPDCSEEESFQWMSRVLQAVDSIHAVGIYCLALVPPNYLPKTPLGGIHLSETKRRFLEGTLHPANVLLCPHTCVTNLPKPREVHSAGDSVADVGPASVMVGNIVQGNRLASAQGRDMGVLDEDSDNAKKYQFISEILRWRAVSTSDHVIFTSLNAKGAVATSLSCSQLHKKAERIGNLLLDRGRINTGDHVALIFPPGTDLICAFYGCLYVGAVPVTIRPPHPQNLQTTLPTVRMIVDVSKSVLVLTNQNILKLLKTKEANNVVDIKSWPTILDMDDMPKKKLPVMYRAPTAEMLAYLDFSVSTTGMLAGIKMSHAAVTSLCRAMKLACELYPSRHIALCLDPYSGLGFALWCLSSIYSGHHSILIPPSEVEANPALWLSAVSQSRVRDTFCSYGVMELCTKGLGSSVHALKARGVSLACVRTCVVVAEERPRIALTTSFSKLFSALGLSPRAVSTSFGCRVNTAICLQGASSPEPSTVYVDLRALRNDRVSLVERGSPHSLCLMESGKLLPGVKVIIANPETKGQCGDSHLGEIWVQSAHNASGYFTIYGDESDYADHFNARLVTGNTNEVYARTGYLGFLRRTESVQQSVISDIPGDTSTEADLVPGDSELHDAVFVVGALDEAILLRGMRYHPIDIENSVMRCHKKIAECAVFTWTNLLVVVVELDGSESEALDLVALVTSAVLEEHHLVVGVVVVVDPGVVPINSRGEKQRMHLRDGFLADQLDPIYVAYNM; this is encoded by the exons AGGTGCGCCAGGAGGCGGTGCAACAAGCTTTGGCAGCGATGCAGGGTCGTCCGAAGCCGTCGTTGCCGATGCCATCGAAAAGAACCTCCGTGATGGCTAGGAGTCCCGACCGAGAGCGTCGCGACAGCGGGGAGTCGAGTAGCGACGAGGACAGCGTCGTCACCGAAGAGAGTCCTGGTGCTGGTGGTCCAACGG GCACAGGACTGTCGGATACCAGCAGCACCGGTTCGGCGCGAGACACGCCTCCGCCTCCGAGACCACCGGCTAGGAGACCTCCTTGCGCGGACATCACAGATATCGCGGAATACACGCCTCACGCGTACTGCAACATCCAGCCGCCGGACGTGACGCACACCAGCAACACTCCGGCTGCACAGCAGTCGACCAGGCGACCTGGCGCTGATCGAGTGAATCGTTATCACGTGGTCGAGGATCAGAACAACACCGGCACTACCGGCCGCTGGAAAGTATCCGCTAAGATTCAACAGTTGTTGAATACTTTGAAACGACCGAAACGACGACCGTTGCCTGAATTCTACGAGGACGATGACATCGAGCTGGAAATCGCCGCCAATCCCAAAGATCCGAACGCTCCGAAACCGGAAGGCGGCTCTATGACCTCCGCCGTTGGCGAGCCACTTTCGGTCGCCGCGGGATTGCCCAGGTCGCTCGAGGCCGCCATACAAAG GTATGGCTCGGCATCGTATAAGGCGCCAGTGGCGACAGTTCTCGATCCAAACGGCAAGCTTTGCGTAACGCTCACCTATGGAAAGCTTCTGAGTCGTTCTCATAAAATAGCCTACACGCTGTTGAACAAGGCTCTAAGTCGCGGCGGGGATTGTTGTTTGAAACCTGGCGATCGAATCGCCCTGGTTTACCCAAACAACGACCCCATTAGCTTCATGTGCGCATTTTACGGTTGTCTTCAAGCCGGCATTGTGCCTGTGCCGATCGAAGTCCCTTTGACGCGTCGAGACGCAGGCTCCCAGCAGATTGGTTTTCTTTTGGGCAGCTGTGGAATTCAG GTGGCATTAACCAGCGAAGCTTGTCTGAAAGGTCTGCCAAAAACGGCGGCTGGCGAGGTAGTGGCATTCAAAGGCTGGCCAAAGCTTCACTGGTTCGTTACGGAACATCTGGGCAAAACGCCGAAAGATTGGCTGCCACCGCCGCGATTAACCGACGACACTCCGGCGTACATTGAGTACACGACGGACAAGGACGGGTCGGTGATGGGAGTGACGGTGACGAGATCGGCGATGCTGGCACATTGTCGAGCTCTGACGCAAGCCTGCGGCTACACGGAGGGAGAGAACGCCGTCTGCGTTTTAGACTTCAAACGAGAGGTTGGCCTGTGGCACAGCACCCTCACCAGCGTTCTAAACGGGATGCACGTGATCTTTATTCCGTACGCTCTGATGAAAGTAAATCCCGCGAGCTGGATGCAGATGATCACCAAGCATCGTGCCAGCGTGGCTGTGGTGAAATCGCGAGACCTCCACTGGGGTCTTCTTGCCACGAAAGATCACAAGGACATTTCCTTGTCGTCACTGAGATTGTTGTTGGTCGCGGACGGTGCCAATCCCTGGTCACTTTCCTCCTGCGACCAATTCCTTTCGGTATTCCAATCTAAAGGTCTGCGGCCTGATGCCGTGTGTCCGTGCGCGTCCTCCAGCGAAGCTCTCACCGTATCGGTGAGAAGACCAGGCCGTGCTGGAGTAAACGCCACTGGACGAGGCGTGCTCTCTATGTCTGGTCTGAGTTACGGCGTTGTCAGAGTCGATCAAGAGAATTCTCTCACTTCCTTGACTCTTCAAGATTGCGGCCAAGTGATGCCCGGAA GTATCGTTGTTGTGATCAAGATGGAAGGACAACCGTTCATCTGCAAAACCGACGAAGTAGGCGAGATCTGCGTGCATAGTTCGGCAACTGGAAACCAATATTGGGGACTACAGGGACTGACGAATAATACGTTTAAAGTCTCCCCGCTTCAAGCCGATGGAAGTCCGCTGGGTGATGTAGAATACACCCGTTCTGGTCTATTGGGTTTTCTGGGTCCTGGTGGCCTTGTGTTCGTTTGCGGTTCGCGCGATGGTCTTATGACGGTCACGGGAAGGAAACATAACGCCGACGATATCATTGCTACTGTGTTAGCCGTTGAACCCATGAAGTTCATTTATCGTGGAAGAATAGCCGTTTTCAGCGTACGCGTCCTCAGGGACGAGCGAATATGCGTCGTTGCAGAACAAAGACCCGACTGCAGCGAAGAGGAA AGTTTCCAATGGATGTCCCGGGTACTTCAAGCGGTAGATTCCATTCACGCTGTTGGAATATATTGTCTGGCGTTGGTTCCGCCAAATTACCTTCCGAAAACACCGCTGGGCGGTATTCATTTGTCGGAAACGAAACGACGTTTCCTAGAGGGTACTCTACACCCGGCTAATGTTCTTCTTTGTCCGCACACTTGTGTTACCAATCTACCCAAACCACGCGAAGTCCATTCAG CGGGGGATTCTGTTGCAGACGTTGGTCCGGCCAGTGTCATGGTGGGCAACATTGTTCAAGGTAATAGACTAGCTTCGGCCCAAGGACGAGACATGGGTGTCCTAGACGAGGATAGTGATAATGCTAAAAAG TATCAATTTATTTCGGAAATACTTCGATGGCGTGCTGTCAGTACCTCCGACCATGTTATTTTCACGTCGCTGAATGCAAAAGGAGCCGTAGCAACTTCCTTGTCATGCTCTCAGTTGCACAAGAAAGCCGAACGGATCGGCAATCTGTTGTTAGATCGTGGAAGAATCAATACCGGAGATCACGTGGCATTAATATTTCCTCCTGGTACTGACTTGATATGCGCGTTTTATGGTTGCCTGTATGTTGGCGCCGTGCCAGTTACGATTAGGCCACCTCACCCGCAAAACCTCCAAACCACTTTACCAACCGTTCGCATGATCGTGGACGTCAGTAAGTCTGTGCTCGTGCTCACGAATCAAAATATCCTGAAACTGTTGAAAACAAAG GAAGCGAATAATGTTGTCGACATTAAGAGTTGGCCGACGATTCTCGATATGGACGACATGCCAAAGAAGAAGCTACCTGTTATGTACCGAGCGCCCACAGCGGAGATGCTGGCTTATTTGGACTTCAGCGTCTCGACGACGGGGATGCTCGCAGGAATTAAAATGTCCCACGCAGCGGTGACGTCTCTTTGTCGTGCCATGAAACTTGCCTGCGAATTGTATCCATCTAGACACATCGCTCTATGCTTGGATCCCTACTCTGGATTAGGATTCGCTCTTTGGTGTCTGAGCAGTATATACAGCGGTCATCATTCCATACTTATACCACCGTCGGAG GTGGAAGCTAATCCGGCATTGTGGCTGTCGGCAGTTAGTCAATCCAGAGTAAGAGATACATTCTGTTCTTACGGTGTGATGGAATTGTGCACGAAAGGTCTCGGTTCTTCTGTTCATGCTCTGAAAGCGAGAGGCGTTAGTTTGGCCTGTGTTAGAACGTGCGTCGTTGTCGCTGAAGAAAGACCGCGAATCGCACTTACTACGAGCTTCAGTAAACTCTTCTCCGCTTTGGGTCTGAGTCCCCGTGCGGTCTCGACCTCGTTCGGATGTAGAGTAAACACCGCTATTTGCTTACAG GGTGCATCGAGCCCAGAACCTTCTACGGTATACGTTGATCTCCGCGCATTGCGCAACGACCGAGTATCCCTGGTTGAAAGAGGTAGTCCGCACTCTTTGTGCCTGATGGAATCAGGCAAATTATTACCAGGAGTGAAAGTAATCATTGCCAATCCAGAAACGAAAGGACAATGCGGAGATTCTCATTTAGGCGAAATTTGGGTGCAGTCTGCTCACAATGCCAGTGGCtatttcacgatatatggCGACGAGAGCGACTACGCGGATCATTTTAACGCTCGCCTCGTAACAGGAAACACGAATGAAGTTTACGCCAGAACTGGTTATCTCGGTTTCCTAAGACGTACCGAAAGCGTTCAACAGTCGGTTATCAGTGACATTCCCGGTGACACATCTACCGAGGCGGATCTGGTTCCTGGTGATTCTGAGTTACACGATGCTGTGTTCGTGGTTGGCGCCCTCGACGAAGCCATTTTACTTAGGGGAATGCGATATCACCCGATCGATATCGAAAACAGCGTAATGAGGTGTCACAAGAAGATAGCAGAATG TGCCGTATTCACATGGACCAACCTCCTAGTAGTAGTGGTGGAACTCGACGGAAGTGAAAGCGAAGCTTTAGATCTCGTGGCGTTAGTTACCAGCGCTGTACTAGAAGAACACCATCTGGTAGTCGGTGTGGTAGTCGTAGTAGATCCCGGAGTAGTTCCAATAAATTCGCGTGGCGAGAAGCAACGAATGCACTTGCGTGATGGTTTCCTAGCGGACCAGCTCGATCCGATTTACGTAGCGTATAACATGTGA